The nucleotide window CTTGGAATTTTAAAATTACTGCTCAAAATTTAACAGATGAAACATTTAAACAGAGCAATAGTTTTTCAGACTATCTAATTTCTGATACTAGAACATATATAATGCCTAGAATTATATTATTTGGTATAGGATATAAGTTATAATTTAATTCCAAAAAGAACTCTATTTTCTTTTTGTCCATTAAAGTTAGAACGTACAAAATCTACACGAAGAAAGCGCCATTTTCCAAAGCCAATATTATCTAACCCTAATGAGAATTCTGAATACGGCTTGTTTCCACCAGTAAATAAACCTTTAGCTCCTGCTACTAAATGAAAGTTTAGTTGATTTAAAAGTGGCACTTTACTTAATAATGCGCCTTTAAAGTTTTGTTCAGCATGTAGTTCACCATATTTATCATTTGTACTTAATTGATAATAAGGTAACGCCAAAAAGCCGTTTAAATAATTACTATTCGGAGCTATTAATAGGCGATTTCCATTAAAGTGGGCATAATCCATAAAAGGTATATCTTTTTTGTCTAAAAATAGTCCTCCCTTAATTTTGTATTTAAATCTTCCCCAATTTCCAAGTCCAATGTTTTGATATAATTGTGAATAAATAACATCTGAATTCCAGTTACTATTTCCAGAACCAAAGTTCTTTTTATATCCAATGTATAATGAAGGATACTTTTTGTTACCAATGTTTATTTTTCTATTTGGATACGACCAGTACTTTTGACCAAATTGTATTGATGCACCTAGATTAAATGACCACATTTGATGAGGTGTAAAAGAACTATTAAAGTTTGAAGGCTGAATAGGATTGTTAGAGGTGTATGCTATGTCTTTTTTTGGAAACATTACATAGTCTGTTGTATTGAATAAAGGTTTTCTGTCAGCAAATTCTATGCTTGAATATAAACGTAATCCATTAATCACTTCTTGAGAAAAAGATACTTTTGCAAAAGATTTTTCATAAATTTTCATGTAGTTTCTTTCAAACATGGTAGAACTTATGGTGTTCCAAAATTTAGAAATTGGATTTTTAGCATCAAATTGACTTGTAGTTATTCCTCCAGAAATATTTAAAATAGGTCGAGAAGTATTGTTCCATTTATATGAGAAATACCCTGTAGGCCTAGCTTTTTTATCAGATAGTCCATAATTAACAGCAACACCTGTGCTAAACCCTTTTCCTGTTTTGTTTAAGCGTTTATTAAAGTTCAAACTTAAACTTGAGTTCCATCCTTGAACAGTATTAAAATTTAAGTTTTCTATAGGTGAAGAAAAATTAACAGACCATTTCTTATATGAGTTATCATAGCTATACCCTGTAAGAATGTTAAGAGGTTTGAATTTGTTTCTTTTACGATCAATAGAGTCTAAGTATTTTTTAGATTTTCGTATTACTTTAATACTATCTTTTAACTTGTAATCAGAAACTTCTTCATTAGTTAAGGCAACAGGTCTTATAGTATTCCAGTAGGTGGTATCTTTTTTAGTTGCATTTTCGGCAAAAGATAATACTTCATTTGTAAATGTATTCTCAGTAAAGTTTGGCGTGAAATTGTAGTTTGAGTATGCCGCTGAAAAACGACCATTAAAGTTAATACCAAACATACCAGCATTAAAATCTATAGTTTGTGTAACCAAAGTCCAGGCTTTTATAGCTGGTACATAATTGTAGTTTTGTTTAATATGTAAACTTTTAACCATGGGTACACCTACTTGAGAACCAGAAACATTAACATCGGCACCATATATTGACCAATCGTCTTCTACAATGTATATAAAACCATTAAAAACAGGATCGTTTTTTCTTTTTGGAAGTAATTCAATCTTGTTAACGAGCTTACCATTTTTATTGTAAAAAACACCAGTTAATTTATACTTGTAATATCCAAAAGCGCCATCTGCTATTGGAGAAACCATTTGTTTTCCAGCTAAATCAAATGAGTTTTCATAAAAATCGAAGTTTACTTCATCTGCTTGGTTAAAGCTTATACCATTATCTTGACCAGAAACTTTAGAAGCAACGATGTGTTCTTTAAATTTCTTTGGTTTTTTTTGATATGTTATTTTTGAAATAGTTTCTGAAAGGTACATAATACCACTACGGGTAGAATCTAACCCTCCGCCTAAATCACCTACTTCTTGACCTAGAATTTTTTTAGGAGCGTTTTTAATTTTAAACATTCCACGAGAATAAAAGTCTGAAGTGTATTTACCTAGCTTATTTGTATTCTTGTTTTTATTTGCAATGGTATTTCTAATAATTGCATTTGCTGGGTTTTCTTTTGAATTAATTTGAACTTCATCTAAAGAAACTTGTTCTTCCTGAAGTGAAACGTTAAGAATAAAAGGTAACTTGTTAATTGTTACATTTTTTTTAGCTGTTTTATACCCTAAAAATTGAAAAATTATAGTATAGTTTCCTGTTTTTTCAATGTTTAAATTATAATCACCATTGTTGTTTGAAGTAGTTCCAGTGATGCTGTTTTCTAAATAAACACTAACAAAAGGGAGTGATTTTCCTTTAGTGTCAGTAATTTTACCTTTCATTTGAGAAAAGCTAATAATAGAGGAAAGTAAAAAAATAAATGTAGTTATTTTCTTCATAGTTTTGGTTTAATATTAGTTTGGTAACAAACTTAACAGATATAAAATCAGTAATATGACTACAAAATGTTAAAGATGTTACAAAGAAATCTTAAAAACATAGACACACGTTTTTTATAAATGGTTGCCTGAATAATTTTTTTAGCTAAAAAGTTTAAGGTATAAAAAGTTCAGCATAGGTATTGATAAATAAAAAAGGTTTCCTAATCAATTTAGGAAACCTTATGTGTATTATTGCTAAAAGAAGCAGATAGTTATTTCTTTTTCTTTTCTTTCTTCTTTTTACCAAATAAACCTCCTAAAACATCTTTTACTTTATTAACGGTTGCATCTTTGGTACTTGTTGAGGTTTTAGTTGTATCCTTTTTAGATTTTCCTAGTAAATTTCCTAACGTGTTTTTAACTAAATTGTCTTTTTGTTGTTGAATTAATTTCTGACTTAATTTTGAAACAGAAGAAGATAAATCAGTAGTAACACTTGGAGATGTCATATTTCCTGTAATGGTTGCAGTAACTGGCACTGTTATGTTTTGATCTTTAGCGCTTAGTTTTGATAATAAGCCAGATACCTCACTTCCTAAGTATTTAGCAGGAACATCTAAAGTAACGTTATAATTCATACTTTGATCAAAACCATGACTTCCTCCTATATTAATGCCAATATCTTTATATTTTAATTTAAAAGGAGCTACTGCTACTTTTCCTTGTTTAAACGATAAATGTGTTTTTATGTCTGATAAATCTAGTTTTGTTAAATCTATAAATGATAATTTATTATCTAATAAACTTAAAGCTTTTGAATTTTCAGGGTTAATTTTAGTAGTTAAAAGTTGAGCTAAAGCTTTTCCAGAAACAGAAGTTAAGTTTGGGGTGAAATCTTTATTCAAACTACCGCTTAAATTAATGTCTGAATTTAATTTTCCATTCATAGCACCAGCAATTGGGCTTAATGATTTTAATAAATCCATACTAGTAAAAGATTGAGAAATATCAAATGATTTAACTCCTAATTTCATAGCAAAAGTAGGCTGCTTCTTCTGGGTATTTACTTCCCCATTTAATGCTATTTGTCCGTTAAAAATTCCTGCATTTACATTTTGTAAAATAGCTTTTTCATCCTTTAACCATAAAGTTCCTTTTACATTTTTTAAAGTTAAGTTGTCATAATGAACAGTTTTAGCATCTGCTAAAACTTTACAATCTAAGAAAGCTGGAATTTTTAGTGATTCTTCTGTTGAAATCTCTTTAGTTTCCGATTCTTCTTTTGAAGTATCATCGTTGGTAGGAGTATCTGTGTTTTTTTGCATGAAATCACTCACATAAAAACTGTTAGATTTCACATTAAAAGTACCTTGTAGTTTTTTGTTTGACAATAAAAACCCAAGAAGGTTATTAATTTTTCCAGTAGCATTCATGTCACTCTTTCCAGTTTTAGCATCAAACTTTGTTAGTGAAATAACTTTAGGATCAAAATTAATTTTGGTGTTCTTTATTTCAAGAGGATTTACAATATCTTTTGAAGAAAAAACAAAATCGCTTACCTCAATAGTACCATCATTTTTAATACGCCTAACAATGTTCTTTTTAATAGCATCAACATCAAAGCTAGTGCGCAAATTTGCTTTTAATTTACCACTTAGTTCATTTTTTAAATCAACAGGGTAGGCTTTGTTAATATTGGCTAAATTTAAGGTTCCGTTTAAATTGGCTTTTACTAACGGATTTGTGGTTAAGTTGTATAAACTTCCTTTTCCAGAAAAAACATCTTCATCAATTTTAAAAGAAAGATTGTCAATGGTTATAAAGGTGTTTTTAACCTTTCCAGTAGTGTTTTTTAATTGAGCGTTGATATTTATGTTGCGAACACTTTTAGGTAAGTCAGGGTATTTAAAAGAGGCATTTTTAGCATTTACTGCTATATCCAGTTTTGGAATATTTTTTTCATCAATGATTCCAAATACTTTTCCGGCTACACTAAAGTTTCCTGAGGTTTTAACATCAGCGATGTTTTTAGCATAAACCTCTGGAATTAAGCCTAAAAAATTTTTAAAGTCAGATGATGGAGTTTTAAAATCAATATGTACTTCTTGGTTATTCTCATTTATTTGAACAAAACCATTAAAAACAAGAGCTAGGTTATTCAGCTTAGCTTCATTTTTTAAAAATGAAAACTTTTTGTTTACTAAATCCATTCCAAGAATAGCATCTAAAGATATCTTTTGATTTTTTGCATAGTAAACATTGTCCATTCCAAATGAAATGGTAGATGTTGTTTTGGTAGTTAATTCTGAGTTTGATTGAGAAAAATCACCATAACCACTATGATTAAAGTCGTTCAATAAAAGAGACATTTTTCCTTTTTTATCGTTGTATTTAATAGTGGTGTTACTAATACTATAACCGTCAATTGATAATCCAAAAGTAGAAGGTTCGCTTTCTTTTGAAACCTCTTCATTAACTGTAACTTCAGTAGAAGGTTTAGCAATATCATAATTTGCTTTTCCTTTTTCATTAACTAATACGTTTACCAAAGCATTGTCAATAGTAAAAGATTTTATGTTTAATTGGTCAGAAGAAGCTTTAAAAAGTTCAGTAAGTTTTAGTTTTAAAACAACGTCTTTCGCATACAGCAAAGTATCCCCTTCAAAAGGTTTATGATTTATTACTGAAACATTAGAAAGTGTAACAGATGCATTTGGGAAATTCCTGAGTAAACTTAAGTTACCATCAGAAAAATCAACCTTAGCATTTACGTTGTTGTTTACAGTTTCTTTAACCAAACCAAGAATCTTATCTTGAAATAATAAAGGGATGCTTACTAATAAAATGAAAATGACTAAAACAAAGCCAATCAATATTTTATAAACTTTTTTCATAGAGGAAATATTTTAAAGTATATATTACTAACGGGCAAAGTTCAGTATTTATTTGTTAACATATCGCTAAGAAAACTATAAAAATAAAAGTTTTGGTAATTTTGCTTTTGAAAACGAACAATAAATGAGTAAAAAAGAGCAATATTCTAATTTTATAAAAGCCCAAGCTAAGAAATTAGGGTTTTTAGAATGTGGTATTGCAAAAGCTGAGTTTTTAGAAAAAGAAGCACCTCGTTTAGAAGCGTGGTTAAAAAATGACTTTCATGGTGAAATGAAGTACATGGAAAACCATTTTGATAAGCGTTTAGATCCAACATTGTTAGTAGAGGGCGCAAAATCTGTAATATCATTAACGTATAATTACTTTCCAGAAGAAGTTCAATCAAAAGATAGCTATAAGATTTCTAAATATGCTTATGGGCAAGATTACCATCATATTATAAAAAATAAGTTAAAAGCATTATTACAGCTTATACATGATGAAATAGGGGAGGTGTCTGGGCGTTGTTTTATAGATTCTGCTCCTGTTTTAGAACGCGCTTGGGCAGAAAAAGCAGGTTTGGGTTGGAATGGGAAGCATTCATTATTAATACAGAAACAGCAAGGGTCTTTTTTCTTTTTAGCCGAATTAATTATTGATTTAGAATTGGTGTATGATCATCCATTTACTACTGATCATTGTGGATCATGTACTCGTTGTATTGATGCATGCCCAACAGAAGCCATTTTGCCAAACAATACGATTGATGGTAGTAAGTGTATTTCATATTTAACAATTGAACTAAAAGATTCTATTCCTTCGGCGTTCAAAGAAAAGACGGAAAACTGGATGTTTGGCTGTGATATCTGCCAGGATGTTTGCCCTTGGAATCGTTTTTCAAAACCACATGCTGAACCTTTGTTTTCACCTCAAGAAAACTTATTAGAAATGACTAAGCGAGATTGGCAAGAGTTAACCCAAGAAACATTTAGTAAAGTATTTAAAAAATCGGCAGTAAAACGAACCAAGTTTAGTGGTTTGCAACGTACTATTTCTTTTTTGAAGGGTGATTAACCAAATCTTTTTGTCTTTATATTATTCAATCAGATTTTGTTATTTAATTAGTTCAATGATATTCTCAATATAAAAAGTACTTATTTAAGTACTTTTTGTGTATCTTTGCTTTATGGAAACAGTAAATTATACAGACTTTCGTTCAAATTTAAAGCATTGGTTTGATAAAGTAGTTAATGATGTAAGTGATATTGTTATTAAACGTAAAAACGGTAAAGATCTTGTATTAATTTCACTAGATGAATATAACTCACTAAAAGAAACCACTTATTTATTAACGGGAAAAAATAGAGATGTTTTATTAGATTCTATTAAAGAGCTAGAAGAAGGTTCTGGAATAGATAAAGATTTAATAGAATAGATGAAATTAACTTGGTCTAGTTCTTCTTGGAATGATTATTTGTATTGGCAAAAAGTTGATAAAAAAATAGTTAAACGAATTAACGATTTGATAAAAAGTTGTAAACGGACGCCTTTTGAGGGCATAGGGAGGCCTGAAGCTTTAAAAGGTGACTTACAAGGGTATTGGTCAAGAAGAATAACATCAGAGCATCGACTAGTTTATAAATATGATAAGGAACAAATTTTGATAGCAGCATGTCGCTATCATTACGGTAAGTAACTTATGATACAGTCATGTTATTAAGAAAAAAGTTAATTAATAAAACCAATATCATCAATTTCTAAAATTGTAGCATCATCTTGGAAATTTCTTGCGCTTGAATATTTCCAATCTTCAGGGTTCACTACTAAACCACTATCTACCGGATTGTTATGTATATAATTTATTTTCTGTTTGATAACTTTCTCACTCCATAATTCTATAGGCTTGTTGTTTTGTTGCCAAAATTGCCGTTTAGTAGTGGTTGCATTCTTTTTACCTGCTCTTTCAAACATCCATAACAACCATTCTTTTCTGCTTTCTTGTGAGTTGTTTTCTATACATTCTACTACTTTTTTAGAAGTATATCGTTTAAAATCTCGTAATAATTCTGAAGGTTCACTTTTTGAGGAACGGAATATAAAATGGACATGACTTGGCATAAAACAATAGCAATATAATTCCATTCCTTTTTCTTTTCTACAGTAGTTTATACTATCTACTAGCACATCGAAATATATTTGTCGTGTAAATACATCTATCCAATTTATAGTTGCAAAACTTACAAAATATAAACCAGATTTATTATGGAATTTATAATTTCTACTCATAGCATAGCTAAAATACAAAAATTACTTTTCTTATTTTCTATTACTTACACATTCGCTACCGCTAGTATTTACTAGTGGCCAACAAGTTTAGTTTTATTTAGTTAAACAAAAT belongs to Tenacibaculum sp. MAR_2010_89 and includes:
- a CDS encoding DUF5686 and carboxypeptidase regulatory-like domain-containing protein, which codes for MKKITTFIFLLSSIISFSQMKGKITDTKGKSLPFVSVYLENSITGTTSNNNGDYNLNIEKTGNYTIIFQFLGYKTAKKNVTINKLPFILNVSLQEEQVSLDEVQINSKENPANAIIRNTIANKNKNTNKLGKYTSDFYSRGMFKIKNAPKKILGQEVGDLGGGLDSTRSGIMYLSETISKITYQKKPKKFKEHIVASKVSGQDNGISFNQADEVNFDFYENSFDLAGKQMVSPIADGAFGYYKYKLTGVFYNKNGKLVNKIELLPKRKNDPVFNGFIYIVEDDWSIYGADVNVSGSQVGVPMVKSLHIKQNYNYVPAIKAWTLVTQTIDFNAGMFGINFNGRFSAAYSNYNFTPNFTENTFTNEVLSFAENATKKDTTYWNTIRPVALTNEEVSDYKLKDSIKVIRKSKKYLDSIDRKRNKFKPLNILTGYSYDNSYKKWSVNFSSPIENLNFNTVQGWNSSLSLNFNKRLNKTGKGFSTGVAVNYGLSDKKARPTGYFSYKWNNTSRPILNISGGITTSQFDAKNPISKFWNTISSTMFERNYMKIYEKSFAKVSFSQEVINGLRLYSSIEFADRKPLFNTTDYVMFPKKDIAYTSNNPIQPSNFNSSFTPHQMWSFNLGASIQFGQKYWSYPNRKINIGNKKYPSLYIGYKKNFGSGNSNWNSDVIYSQLYQNIGLGNWGRFKYKIKGGLFLDKKDIPFMDYAHFNGNRLLIAPNSNYLNGFLALPYYQLSTNDKYGELHAEQNFKGALLSKVPLLNQLNFHLVAGAKGLFTGGNKPYSEFSLGLDNIGFGKWRFLRVDFVRSNFNGQKENRVLFGIKL
- a CDS encoding AsmA-like C-terminal region-containing protein; amino-acid sequence: MKKVYKILIGFVLVIFILLVSIPLLFQDKILGLVKETVNNNVNAKVDFSDGNLSLLRNFPNASVTLSNVSVINHKPFEGDTLLYAKDVVLKLKLTELFKASSDQLNIKSFTIDNALVNVLVNEKGKANYDIAKPSTEVTVNEEVSKESEPSTFGLSIDGYSISNTTIKYNDKKGKMSLLLNDFNHSGYGDFSQSNSELTTKTTSTISFGMDNVYYAKNQKISLDAILGMDLVNKKFSFLKNEAKLNNLALVFNGFVQINENNQEVHIDFKTPSSDFKNFLGLIPEVYAKNIADVKTSGNFSVAGKVFGIIDEKNIPKLDIAVNAKNASFKYPDLPKSVRNININAQLKNTTGKVKNTFITIDNLSFKIDEDVFSGKGSLYNLTTNPLVKANLNGTLNLANINKAYPVDLKNELSGKLKANLRTSFDVDAIKKNIVRRIKNDGTIEVSDFVFSSKDIVNPLEIKNTKINFDPKVISLTKFDAKTGKSDMNATGKINNLLGFLLSNKKLQGTFNVKSNSFYVSDFMQKNTDTPTNDDTSKEESETKEISTEESLKIPAFLDCKVLADAKTVHYDNLTLKNVKGTLWLKDEKAILQNVNAGIFNGQIALNGEVNTQKKQPTFAMKLGVKSFDISQSFTSMDLLKSLSPIAGAMNGKLNSDINLSGSLNKDFTPNLTSVSGKALAQLLTTKINPENSKALSLLDNKLSFIDLTKLDLSDIKTHLSFKQGKVAVAPFKLKYKDIGINIGGSHGFDQSMNYNVTLDVPAKYLGSEVSGLLSKLSAKDQNITVPVTATITGNMTSPSVTTDLSSSVSKLSQKLIQQQKDNLVKNTLGNLLGKSKKDTTKTSTSTKDATVNKVKDVLGGLFGKKKKEKKKK
- the queG gene encoding tRNA epoxyqueuosine(34) reductase QueG; its protein translation is MSKKEQYSNFIKAQAKKLGFLECGIAKAEFLEKEAPRLEAWLKNDFHGEMKYMENHFDKRLDPTLLVEGAKSVISLTYNYFPEEVQSKDSYKISKYAYGQDYHHIIKNKLKALLQLIHDEIGEVSGRCFIDSAPVLERAWAEKAGLGWNGKHSLLIQKQQGSFFFLAELIIDLELVYDHPFTTDHCGSCTRCIDACPTEAILPNNTIDGSKCISYLTIELKDSIPSAFKEKTENWMFGCDICQDVCPWNRFSKPHAEPLFSPQENLLEMTKRDWQELTQETFSKVFKKSAVKRTKFSGLQRTISFLKGD
- a CDS encoding type II toxin-antitoxin system Phd/YefM family antitoxin, with the protein product METVNYTDFRSNLKHWFDKVVNDVSDIVIKRKNGKDLVLISLDEYNSLKETTYLLTGKNRDVLLDSIKELEEGSGIDKDLIE
- a CDS encoding Txe/YoeB family addiction module toxin; this encodes MKLTWSSSSWNDYLYWQKVDKKIVKRINDLIKSCKRTPFEGIGRPEALKGDLQGYWSRRITSEHRLVYKYDKEQILIAACRYHYGK
- a CDS encoding transposase produces the protein MSRNYKFHNKSGLYFVSFATINWIDVFTRQIYFDVLVDSINYCRKEKGMELYCYCFMPSHVHFIFRSSKSEPSELLRDFKRYTSKKVVECIENNSQESRKEWLLWMFERAGKKNATTTKRQFWQQNNKPIELWSEKVIKQKINYIHNNPVDSGLVVNPEDWKYSSARNFQDDATILEIDDIGFIN